Proteins encoded together in one Lepisosteus oculatus isolate fLepOcu1 chromosome 2, fLepOcu1.hap2, whole genome shotgun sequence window:
- the hsf2 gene encoding heat shock factor protein 2 isoform X2, with amino-acid sequence MKQNSSVPAFLTKLWTLVEDPDTNEFICWSQEGNSFLVLDEQRFAKEILPKFFKHNNMASFVRQLNMYGFRKVMHMDTGIVKQERDGPVEFQHPFFKHGQDDLLENIKRKVSSARPEENKIRHEDLSKILSNVQSVHGKQESLDSRLSTLKRENEALWREVSDLRQKHTSQQQVIKKLIQFIITLAQNNRLVSLKRKRPLLMNSNGNKSKYFHQIYEESVEHSKGSMKVPNGLKNSSDISDDVIICDVTDDHPENVEEVTKISDPMDVEIVEVKIGSDGAVLVDDEVTDPPRVEPQDIAKAISENAPFSSSALQINKPSALTLEDPVTMMDSIMNESGAISQNINLLGKVELMDYLDSIDCSLEDFQAMLCGKQFNIDPEIVDDLFNPVCLVSTNDHSVSTAKGTESSKEKAGLLSKEKPSESNNDKQLIQYTSCPLLAFLDGCSSTLTPEPDAPVSGLNESLLEQEQDQEDPTDLLETDEPPRSKLIRLEPLTEAEASEATLFYFCGLNSETPDIETPQLGV; translated from the exons ATGAAGCAGAACTCCAGCGTCCCCGCCTTCCTCACCAAGCTGTGGACCCTGGTCGAGGACCCGGACACGAACGAGTTCATCTGCTGGAGCCAG gaaggtAACAGCTTTCTTGTGCTGGATGAACAGCGATTTGCCAAAGAGATTCTCCCCAAATTCTTCAAGCATAACAATATGGCAAGTTTCGTCAGGCAGCTCAACATGT ATGGATTTCGCAAGGTAATGCACATGGACACTGGCATCGTAAAACAAGAACGTGATGGACCAGTTGAATTCCAGCATCCATTCTTCAAACATGGGCAGGATGACCTgctagaaaacatcaaaagaaag gtTTCGTCAGCCAGGCctgaggaaaataaaatacgTCACGAAGACCTctctaagatcctgtccaacgTTCAGAGTGTTCATGGCAAACAAGAAAGTCTTGATTCGAGACTCTCAACACTGAAAAG AGAGAATGAGGCTCTGTGGAGGGAAGTCTCAGATTTGAGACAGAAACATACCAGCCAGCAACAAGTTATTAAAAAG TTGATCCAGTTCATTATAACATTAGCCCAGAACAACCGTCTAGTGAGCTTGAAACGCAAAAG ACCTTTATTGATGAACAGCAATGGAAACAAGTCAAAATACTTTCATCAAATTTATGAGGAATCCGTCGAACACAGCAAG GGATCTATGAAAGTGCCGAATGGTCTGAAGAACAGTTCTGATATTTCTGATGATGTTATAATCTGTGATGTAACTGACGATCATCCAGAAAACGTGGAAGAAGTAACGAAAATTTCTGATCcaat ggATGTTGAAATTGTAGAAGTTAAAATTGGTAGTGATGGGGCAGTGCTTGTGGATGATGAAGTGACAGACCCACCAAGAGTGGAGCCACAAGACATAGCCAAAGCCATATCTGAAAACGCCCCTTTTTCAAGCAGTGCTCTGCAGATCAATAAACCATCGGCGCTCACTTTGGAAGATCCAGTTACAATGATGGACTCCATTATGAATGAAAGCGGAGCTATTTCACAGAACATTAACCTTCTGGGCAA GGTTGAGCTGATGGACTACCTGGACAGTATTGACTGCAGTTTGGAAGACTTTCAGGCTATGCTGTGTGGAAAGCAGTTCAATATTGACCCAGAAATCGTAGATGAT CTTTTTAATCCAGTTTGCCTGGTGAGCACAAATGATCACAGCGTCAGCACAGCTAAA GGGACAGAGTCTTCAAAGGAGAAAGCGGGCTTGCTTTCCAAAGAGAAGCCAAGTGAGAGTAATAACG ATAAACAGCTGATCCAGTACACGTCCTGCCCTCTCTTGGCCTTCTTGGATGGGTGTTCTTCCACACTCACCCCTGAACCAGACGCTCCGGTTTCAGGCCTGAATGAATCGCTtctggagcaggagcaggaccAGGAAGATCCAACTGACCTTCTGGAAACGGATGAGCCTCCCCGGAGCAAGCTCATTCGACTGGAGCCTCTGACTGAAGCGGAGGCCAGCGAAGCAACTCTGTTTTACTTCTGCGGACTCAATTCAGAAACCCCTGACATAGAGACTCCGCAGCTGGGTGTTTAA
- the hsf2 gene encoding heat shock factor protein 2 isoform X4, which produces MKQNSSVPAFLTKLWTLVEDPDTNEFICWSQEGNSFLVLDEQRFAKEILPKFFKHNNMASFVRQLNMYGFRKVMHMDTGIVKQERDGPVEFQHPFFKHGQDDLLENIKRKVSSARPEENKIRHEDLSKILSNVQSVHGKQESLDSRLSTLKRENEALWREVSDLRQKHTSQQQVIKKLIQFIITLAQNNRLVSLKRKRPLLMNSNGNKSKYFHQIYEESVEHSKGSMKVPNGLKNSSDISDDVIICDVTDDHPENVEEVTKISDPMDVEIVEVKIGSDGAVLVDDEVTDPPRVEPQDIAKAISENAPFSSSALQINKPSALTLEDPVTMMDSIMNESGAISQNINLLGKVELMDYLDSIDCSLEDFQAMLCGKQFNIDPEIVDDGTESSKEKAGLLSKEKPSESNNDKQLIQYTSCPLLAFLDGCSSTLTPEPDAPVSGLNESLLEQEQDQEDPTDLLETDEPPRSKLIRLEPLTEAEASEATLFYFCGLNSETPDIETPQLGV; this is translated from the exons ATGAAGCAGAACTCCAGCGTCCCCGCCTTCCTCACCAAGCTGTGGACCCTGGTCGAGGACCCGGACACGAACGAGTTCATCTGCTGGAGCCAG gaaggtAACAGCTTTCTTGTGCTGGATGAACAGCGATTTGCCAAAGAGATTCTCCCCAAATTCTTCAAGCATAACAATATGGCAAGTTTCGTCAGGCAGCTCAACATGT ATGGATTTCGCAAGGTAATGCACATGGACACTGGCATCGTAAAACAAGAACGTGATGGACCAGTTGAATTCCAGCATCCATTCTTCAAACATGGGCAGGATGACCTgctagaaaacatcaaaagaaag gtTTCGTCAGCCAGGCctgaggaaaataaaatacgTCACGAAGACCTctctaagatcctgtccaacgTTCAGAGTGTTCATGGCAAACAAGAAAGTCTTGATTCGAGACTCTCAACACTGAAAAG AGAGAATGAGGCTCTGTGGAGGGAAGTCTCAGATTTGAGACAGAAACATACCAGCCAGCAACAAGTTATTAAAAAG TTGATCCAGTTCATTATAACATTAGCCCAGAACAACCGTCTAGTGAGCTTGAAACGCAAAAG ACCTTTATTGATGAACAGCAATGGAAACAAGTCAAAATACTTTCATCAAATTTATGAGGAATCCGTCGAACACAGCAAG GGATCTATGAAAGTGCCGAATGGTCTGAAGAACAGTTCTGATATTTCTGATGATGTTATAATCTGTGATGTAACTGACGATCATCCAGAAAACGTGGAAGAAGTAACGAAAATTTCTGATCcaat ggATGTTGAAATTGTAGAAGTTAAAATTGGTAGTGATGGGGCAGTGCTTGTGGATGATGAAGTGACAGACCCACCAAGAGTGGAGCCACAAGACATAGCCAAAGCCATATCTGAAAACGCCCCTTTTTCAAGCAGTGCTCTGCAGATCAATAAACCATCGGCGCTCACTTTGGAAGATCCAGTTACAATGATGGACTCCATTATGAATGAAAGCGGAGCTATTTCACAGAACATTAACCTTCTGGGCAA GGTTGAGCTGATGGACTACCTGGACAGTATTGACTGCAGTTTGGAAGACTTTCAGGCTATGCTGTGTGGAAAGCAGTTCAATATTGACCCAGAAATCGTAGATGAT GGGACAGAGTCTTCAAAGGAGAAAGCGGGCTTGCTTTCCAAAGAGAAGCCAAGTGAGAGTAATAACG ATAAACAGCTGATCCAGTACACGTCCTGCCCTCTCTTGGCCTTCTTGGATGGGTGTTCTTCCACACTCACCCCTGAACCAGACGCTCCGGTTTCAGGCCTGAATGAATCGCTtctggagcaggagcaggaccAGGAAGATCCAACTGACCTTCTGGAAACGGATGAGCCTCCCCGGAGCAAGCTCATTCGACTGGAGCCTCTGACTGAAGCGGAGGCCAGCGAAGCAACTCTGTTTTACTTCTGCGGACTCAATTCAGAAACCCCTGACATAGAGACTCCGCAGCTGGGTGTTTAA
- the hsf2 gene encoding heat shock factor protein 2 isoform X5 has protein sequence MGCVRHTRTPTLAIASNSAWRSLSLPLDPPVSCRTSADESIKGLYEGNSFLVLDEQRFAKEILPKFFKHNNMASFVRQLNMYGFRKVMHMDTGIVKQERDGPVEFQHPFFKHGQDDLLENIKRKVSSARPEENKIRHEDLSKILSNVQSVHGKQESLDSRLSTLKRENEALWREVSDLRQKHTSQQQVIKKLIQFIITLAQNNRLVSLKRKRPLLMNSNGNKSKYFHQIYEESVEHSKGSMKVPNGLKNSSDISDDVIICDVTDDHPENVEEVTKISDPIALQINKPSALTLEDPVTMMDSIMNESGAISQNINLLGKVELMDYLDSIDCSLEDFQAMLCGKQFNIDPEIVDDLFNPVCLVSTNDHSVSTAKGTESSKEKAGLLSKEKPSESNNDKQLIQYTSCPLLAFLDGCSSTLTPEPDAPVSGLNESLLEQEQDQEDPTDLLETDEPPRSKLIRLEPLTEAEASEATLFYFCGLNSETPDIETPQLGV, from the exons ATGGGGTGTGTGCGCCACACTAGAACACCTACCCTTGCTATTGCCTCAAATTCAGCTTGGAGAAGTCTGTCCTTGCCTCTTGACCCCCCAGTCTCTTGCAGGACTTCGGCGGACGAGAGCATCAAAGGTTTATAT gaaggtAACAGCTTTCTTGTGCTGGATGAACAGCGATTTGCCAAAGAGATTCTCCCCAAATTCTTCAAGCATAACAATATGGCAAGTTTCGTCAGGCAGCTCAACATGT ATGGATTTCGCAAGGTAATGCACATGGACACTGGCATCGTAAAACAAGAACGTGATGGACCAGTTGAATTCCAGCATCCATTCTTCAAACATGGGCAGGATGACCTgctagaaaacatcaaaagaaag gtTTCGTCAGCCAGGCctgaggaaaataaaatacgTCACGAAGACCTctctaagatcctgtccaacgTTCAGAGTGTTCATGGCAAACAAGAAAGTCTTGATTCGAGACTCTCAACACTGAAAAG AGAGAATGAGGCTCTGTGGAGGGAAGTCTCAGATTTGAGACAGAAACATACCAGCCAGCAACAAGTTATTAAAAAG TTGATCCAGTTCATTATAACATTAGCCCAGAACAACCGTCTAGTGAGCTTGAAACGCAAAAG ACCTTTATTGATGAACAGCAATGGAAACAAGTCAAAATACTTTCATCAAATTTATGAGGAATCCGTCGAACACAGCAAG GGATCTATGAAAGTGCCGAATGGTCTGAAGAACAGTTCTGATATTTCTGATGATGTTATAATCTGTGATGTAACTGACGATCATCCAGAAAACGTGGAAGAAGTAACGAAAATTTCTGATCcaat TGCTCTGCAGATCAATAAACCATCGGCGCTCACTTTGGAAGATCCAGTTACAATGATGGACTCCATTATGAATGAAAGCGGAGCTATTTCACAGAACATTAACCTTCTGGGCAA GGTTGAGCTGATGGACTACCTGGACAGTATTGACTGCAGTTTGGAAGACTTTCAGGCTATGCTGTGTGGAAAGCAGTTCAATATTGACCCAGAAATCGTAGATGAT CTTTTTAATCCAGTTTGCCTGGTGAGCACAAATGATCACAGCGTCAGCACAGCTAAA GGGACAGAGTCTTCAAAGGAGAAAGCGGGCTTGCTTTCCAAAGAGAAGCCAAGTGAGAGTAATAACG ATAAACAGCTGATCCAGTACACGTCCTGCCCTCTCTTGGCCTTCTTGGATGGGTGTTCTTCCACACTCACCCCTGAACCAGACGCTCCGGTTTCAGGCCTGAATGAATCGCTtctggagcaggagcaggaccAGGAAGATCCAACTGACCTTCTGGAAACGGATGAGCCTCCCCGGAGCAAGCTCATTCGACTGGAGCCTCTGACTGAAGCGGAGGCCAGCGAAGCAACTCTGTTTTACTTCTGCGGACTCAATTCAGAAACCCCTGACATAGAGACTCCGCAGCTGGGTGTTTAA
- the hsf2 gene encoding heat shock factor protein 2 isoform X3, translating to MGCVRHTRTPTLAIASNSAWRSLSLPLDPPVSCRTSADESIKGLYEGNSFLVLDEQRFAKEILPKFFKHNNMASFVRQLNMYGFRKVMHMDTGIVKQERDGPVEFQHPFFKHGQDDLLENIKRKVSSARPEENKIRHEDLSKILSNVQSVHGKQESLDSRLSTLKRENEALWREVSDLRQKHTSQQQVIKKLIQFIITLAQNNRLVSLKRKRPLLMNSNGNKSKYFHQIYEESVEHSKGSMKVPNGLKNSSDISDDVIICDVTDDHPENVEEVTKISDPMDVEIVEVKIGSDGAVLVDDEVTDPPRVEPQDIAKAISENAPFSSSALQINKPSALTLEDPVTMMDSIMNESGAISQNINLLGKVELMDYLDSIDCSLEDFQAMLCGKQFNIDPEIVDDGTESSKEKAGLLSKEKPSESNNDKQLIQYTSCPLLAFLDGCSSTLTPEPDAPVSGLNESLLEQEQDQEDPTDLLETDEPPRSKLIRLEPLTEAEASEATLFYFCGLNSETPDIETPQLGV from the exons ATGGGGTGTGTGCGCCACACTAGAACACCTACCCTTGCTATTGCCTCAAATTCAGCTTGGAGAAGTCTGTCCTTGCCTCTTGACCCCCCAGTCTCTTGCAGGACTTCGGCGGACGAGAGCATCAAAGGTTTATAT gaaggtAACAGCTTTCTTGTGCTGGATGAACAGCGATTTGCCAAAGAGATTCTCCCCAAATTCTTCAAGCATAACAATATGGCAAGTTTCGTCAGGCAGCTCAACATGT ATGGATTTCGCAAGGTAATGCACATGGACACTGGCATCGTAAAACAAGAACGTGATGGACCAGTTGAATTCCAGCATCCATTCTTCAAACATGGGCAGGATGACCTgctagaaaacatcaaaagaaag gtTTCGTCAGCCAGGCctgaggaaaataaaatacgTCACGAAGACCTctctaagatcctgtccaacgTTCAGAGTGTTCATGGCAAACAAGAAAGTCTTGATTCGAGACTCTCAACACTGAAAAG AGAGAATGAGGCTCTGTGGAGGGAAGTCTCAGATTTGAGACAGAAACATACCAGCCAGCAACAAGTTATTAAAAAG TTGATCCAGTTCATTATAACATTAGCCCAGAACAACCGTCTAGTGAGCTTGAAACGCAAAAG ACCTTTATTGATGAACAGCAATGGAAACAAGTCAAAATACTTTCATCAAATTTATGAGGAATCCGTCGAACACAGCAAG GGATCTATGAAAGTGCCGAATGGTCTGAAGAACAGTTCTGATATTTCTGATGATGTTATAATCTGTGATGTAACTGACGATCATCCAGAAAACGTGGAAGAAGTAACGAAAATTTCTGATCcaat ggATGTTGAAATTGTAGAAGTTAAAATTGGTAGTGATGGGGCAGTGCTTGTGGATGATGAAGTGACAGACCCACCAAGAGTGGAGCCACAAGACATAGCCAAAGCCATATCTGAAAACGCCCCTTTTTCAAGCAGTGCTCTGCAGATCAATAAACCATCGGCGCTCACTTTGGAAGATCCAGTTACAATGATGGACTCCATTATGAATGAAAGCGGAGCTATTTCACAGAACATTAACCTTCTGGGCAA GGTTGAGCTGATGGACTACCTGGACAGTATTGACTGCAGTTTGGAAGACTTTCAGGCTATGCTGTGTGGAAAGCAGTTCAATATTGACCCAGAAATCGTAGATGAT GGGACAGAGTCTTCAAAGGAGAAAGCGGGCTTGCTTTCCAAAGAGAAGCCAAGTGAGAGTAATAACG ATAAACAGCTGATCCAGTACACGTCCTGCCCTCTCTTGGCCTTCTTGGATGGGTGTTCTTCCACACTCACCCCTGAACCAGACGCTCCGGTTTCAGGCCTGAATGAATCGCTtctggagcaggagcaggaccAGGAAGATCCAACTGACCTTCTGGAAACGGATGAGCCTCCCCGGAGCAAGCTCATTCGACTGGAGCCTCTGACTGAAGCGGAGGCCAGCGAAGCAACTCTGTTTTACTTCTGCGGACTCAATTCAGAAACCCCTGACATAGAGACTCCGCAGCTGGGTGTTTAA
- the hsf2 gene encoding heat shock factor protein 2 isoform X1 produces MGCVRHTRTPTLAIASNSAWRSLSLPLDPPVSCRTSADESIKGLYEGNSFLVLDEQRFAKEILPKFFKHNNMASFVRQLNMYGFRKVMHMDTGIVKQERDGPVEFQHPFFKHGQDDLLENIKRKVSSARPEENKIRHEDLSKILSNVQSVHGKQESLDSRLSTLKRENEALWREVSDLRQKHTSQQQVIKKLIQFIITLAQNNRLVSLKRKRPLLMNSNGNKSKYFHQIYEESVEHSKGSMKVPNGLKNSSDISDDVIICDVTDDHPENVEEVTKISDPMDVEIVEVKIGSDGAVLVDDEVTDPPRVEPQDIAKAISENAPFSSSALQINKPSALTLEDPVTMMDSIMNESGAISQNINLLGKVELMDYLDSIDCSLEDFQAMLCGKQFNIDPEIVDDLFNPVCLVSTNDHSVSTAKGTESSKEKAGLLSKEKPSESNNDKQLIQYTSCPLLAFLDGCSSTLTPEPDAPVSGLNESLLEQEQDQEDPTDLLETDEPPRSKLIRLEPLTEAEASEATLFYFCGLNSETPDIETPQLGV; encoded by the exons ATGGGGTGTGTGCGCCACACTAGAACACCTACCCTTGCTATTGCCTCAAATTCAGCTTGGAGAAGTCTGTCCTTGCCTCTTGACCCCCCAGTCTCTTGCAGGACTTCGGCGGACGAGAGCATCAAAGGTTTATAT gaaggtAACAGCTTTCTTGTGCTGGATGAACAGCGATTTGCCAAAGAGATTCTCCCCAAATTCTTCAAGCATAACAATATGGCAAGTTTCGTCAGGCAGCTCAACATGT ATGGATTTCGCAAGGTAATGCACATGGACACTGGCATCGTAAAACAAGAACGTGATGGACCAGTTGAATTCCAGCATCCATTCTTCAAACATGGGCAGGATGACCTgctagaaaacatcaaaagaaag gtTTCGTCAGCCAGGCctgaggaaaataaaatacgTCACGAAGACCTctctaagatcctgtccaacgTTCAGAGTGTTCATGGCAAACAAGAAAGTCTTGATTCGAGACTCTCAACACTGAAAAG AGAGAATGAGGCTCTGTGGAGGGAAGTCTCAGATTTGAGACAGAAACATACCAGCCAGCAACAAGTTATTAAAAAG TTGATCCAGTTCATTATAACATTAGCCCAGAACAACCGTCTAGTGAGCTTGAAACGCAAAAG ACCTTTATTGATGAACAGCAATGGAAACAAGTCAAAATACTTTCATCAAATTTATGAGGAATCCGTCGAACACAGCAAG GGATCTATGAAAGTGCCGAATGGTCTGAAGAACAGTTCTGATATTTCTGATGATGTTATAATCTGTGATGTAACTGACGATCATCCAGAAAACGTGGAAGAAGTAACGAAAATTTCTGATCcaat ggATGTTGAAATTGTAGAAGTTAAAATTGGTAGTGATGGGGCAGTGCTTGTGGATGATGAAGTGACAGACCCACCAAGAGTGGAGCCACAAGACATAGCCAAAGCCATATCTGAAAACGCCCCTTTTTCAAGCAGTGCTCTGCAGATCAATAAACCATCGGCGCTCACTTTGGAAGATCCAGTTACAATGATGGACTCCATTATGAATGAAAGCGGAGCTATTTCACAGAACATTAACCTTCTGGGCAA GGTTGAGCTGATGGACTACCTGGACAGTATTGACTGCAGTTTGGAAGACTTTCAGGCTATGCTGTGTGGAAAGCAGTTCAATATTGACCCAGAAATCGTAGATGAT CTTTTTAATCCAGTTTGCCTGGTGAGCACAAATGATCACAGCGTCAGCACAGCTAAA GGGACAGAGTCTTCAAAGGAGAAAGCGGGCTTGCTTTCCAAAGAGAAGCCAAGTGAGAGTAATAACG ATAAACAGCTGATCCAGTACACGTCCTGCCCTCTCTTGGCCTTCTTGGATGGGTGTTCTTCCACACTCACCCCTGAACCAGACGCTCCGGTTTCAGGCCTGAATGAATCGCTtctggagcaggagcaggaccAGGAAGATCCAACTGACCTTCTGGAAACGGATGAGCCTCCCCGGAGCAAGCTCATTCGACTGGAGCCTCTGACTGAAGCGGAGGCCAGCGAAGCAACTCTGTTTTACTTCTGCGGACTCAATTCAGAAACCCCTGACATAGAGACTCCGCAGCTGGGTGTTTAA
- the serinc1 gene encoding serine incorporator 1: protein MGSVLGLCSMASWIPCLCGSAPCLLCRCCPSGNNSTVTRLIYAFFLLLGVGVACIMLMPGMEGQLKKIPGFCEGGMGTSLPGVHGHVNCDVLVGYKAVYRVCFGMAMFFLLFSLLMIKVKSSQDPRAAVHNGFWFFKFAAATAITVGAFFIPEGPFTTVWFYVGMAGAFCFILIQLVLLIDFAHSWNESWVEKMEEGNSRCWYAALLSATTLNYILSLVSLILFYVYYTHSDGCTENKAFISVNMLLCLGASVMSILPKIQESQPRSGLLQSSIVTLYTMYLTWSAMTNEPDRRCNPSLLSIIGYNSTGPASQGQVVQWWDAQGIVGLILFLLCVLYSSIRNSSNSQVNRLTLTSDESALIEEAGSRAESFEEGEGVHRAVDNEQDGVTYSYSFFHFMLFLASLYIMMTLTNWYSPDATYEKMTSKWPSVWVKISSSWICIALYVWTLVAPLVLTNRDFD, encoded by the exons ATGGGGTCTGTCCTCGGACTCTGTTCCATGGCAAGCTGG ATTCCTTGCCTGTGTGGCAGTGCGCCCTGCCTGCTGTGCCGATGCTGTCCTAGTGGAAACAACTCCACGGTCACTCGGCTCATCTATGCCTTCTtcctcctgctgggggtcgGCGTGGCCTGTATAATGCTGATGCCCGGGATGGAAGGACAGTTAAAGAAG ATTCCTGGATTTTGCGAAGGAGGCATGGGGACATCCCTTCCGGGCGTTCACGGTCACGTGAACTGTGATGTGCTCGTCGGCTACAAGGCGGTCTATAGGGTGTGTTTCGGCATGGCCATGTTCTTCCTGCTCTTCTCTCTGCTGATGATCAAGGTGAAGAGCAGTCAAGATCCGCGCGCCGCCGTCCATAACGG gttCTGGTTCTTTAAGTTTGCAGCTGCTACAGCCATCACTGTTGGTGCCTTTTTCATTCCTGAAGGACCCTTTACTACTG TGTGGTTTTATGTTGGAATGGCTGGAGCTTTCTGCTTCATCCTGATCCAGCTGGTCCTGCTCATTGACTTTGCCCACTCCTGGAATGAGTCGTGGGTAGAAAAGATGGAGGAGGGGAACTCCAGGTGCTGGTATGCGG CTCTTCTTTCAGCTACAACTCTGAACTACATTCTTTCTCTGGTTTCCTTGATCCTGTTCTACGTCTACTACACCCACTCTGATGGGTGTACCGAGAACAAAGCCTTCATCAGTGTGAACATGCTGCTTTGCCTTGGTGCCTCTGTGATGTCTATCCTTCCCAAAATTCAG GAATCCCAGCCCAGATCTGGTCTGCTGCAGTCTTCTATTGTCACTCTTTACACGATGTACTTGACTTGGTCGGCCATGACCAATGAGCCAG ACAGAAGGTGCAATCCTAGCTTGCTAAGTATAATTGGCTACAACAGCACTGGACCTGCAAGCCAGGGTCAGGTGGTTCAGTGGTGGGATGCTCAGGGAATTGTTGGACTCATACTCTTCCTCCTGTGTGTTCTTTATTCTAG CATTCGGAACTCGTCAAACAGCCAGGTGAACAGGCTCACTCTGACCAGCGACGAGTCGGCCCTCATAGAGGAAGCGGGCAGCCGCGCCGAGAGCTTCGAGGAAGGAGAGGGCGTGCACCGGGCAGTGGACAACGAGCAAGACGGGGTCACCTACAGCTACTCCTTCTTCCATTTCATGCTTTTCTTGGCTTCTCTTTACATCATGATGACTCTTACCAACTGGTATAG TCCTGATGCAACCTATGAAAAAATGACGAGCAAGTGGCCATCAGTGTGGGTGAAGATCTCGTCGAGCTGGATCTGCATTGCCCTCTACGTTTGGACTCTGGTCGCACCGCTGGTTCTCACAAACCGCGATTTTGATTGA